The Brassica napus cultivar Da-Ae chromosome C1, Da-Ae, whole genome shotgun sequence DNA segment ATGCGAGATATGTCTTTGAGGCTAAGACTATTCAGAGAATGGAGCTTTTGATTCTCTCTACTCTTCAGTGGAGGATGCATCCCGTGACTCCTATCTCATATTTCGATCACATTATCCGGCGATGCAGCTCTAAATCTCACCACGACTTGGAGTTCTTGAGTCGATGTGAATCTCTGTTACTCTCCATTGTTCCTGGTAATGCCTAGATCTcttgacttcacatgatttTCATTGGATCTCTTGGATGCTAAATTGTGTTTGTTCTTGCTTTTCAGATTCGAGGTTTCTAAGCTACAGTCCTTCGGTGTTGGCCACTGCAATAATGGTCTCTGTCGTTGGAGATTCCACGACGTGTGACGAAGCTGAATATGAATCTCAGCTCATGACTCTGCTCAAAGTCGATCCGGTATGTGGTATTAGTAATATGCTTTTGGATCAGTAAATGGCAATGTAGTTAGTGTTAAGATCAAGAACTGATTCTATATTCGTTTGTCTTAAACAGgagaaagtaaataaatgctatGAGTTAGTGTTAGATCACATTCCAAGCAAGAAAAGGATGCAACCCGCTAGTCCAACTGGTGTATTTGATGCATCATTCAACTCTGATAGCTCGAACGAGTCATGGGTTGCTTCTGCTTCTGCATCAGTGTCTGCATCACAGTCTCATGAGCCTCTATTCAAGAGGAGAAGAGTGCAAGAGCAGCAGATGAAGCTGTCTCCAATAAACAGAATGTTTCTCGATGTGTTCACAAGTAGTCCTCGCTAATAATTTTAGAAACATATAAGATATGTTTTCCCCTGTTTTACATATTATCGGCTATATGGTAAGGCAGAAACATTATGTGTTTCACTTGGTTCTTTTGTTAATGGACGGATTCAAATGGTGTACTCTTCAGTATTTGATAATTTGAAAAATCTTTTACTTGTTTCATGGGTTGCATGATGATCAAATTTCACCTTAAATCCTTTGCAATTGTCTTAATCTTTCTTGAACACCAATGTTATCATTATGCTACTTTGTCCTTTTCTGGAAAAATCACATGACACTATTTCTTATTTACTTAGTACAGATTTGAGAAATTTGTCAATTGAATTAAAGAGACAACTAAAGAGTTGGTTGGACAAATATAACCAATTAACACTCTTCTCCAAATCATTTATTCATGGTTCCCTTCATAAACACCGTCGTTATCATTGTGCTGCTTGTCCTTTGTCTGAAAAATCACATGGCATTATTGGTTATTTACTTGGTACAGATTTGGGAAAAATTTCCATTGAATTAAAGAGACAAGTAAAGAGTTGGTTGGCCTTCTTAAGCATTGTTAGCTTCCACAAAACATTTATTAATGGTTCCCATTTCTAGAGGTTTTGATTTGAAAGGATATGAAGTGAGACCAAACAATTGGGTTGGTTTGAGTACTTGTTTCCTTTCAGTAGTGGTGAAAAGCAAAATGGTGTGGGGAAGATATGCACATAACATACGTACACATAtctcattattttattatatttacagtTGCTATGTCATgtcaaaacattaaataaaaagagTGATTTACGCTATGAGTCagtttttgactttttattacGTAAAAGAGCAGTTTCTGCTACTAAGGTAGTTTTTGGTGGTTAAAGACATTGTTGGCTTTGTAAAAGTGTAACCGTCAGCTCTTTTTGTGTCACCCTTATAGATCTAGTTAGCTTTTCGTTATATGCACCGCTAACTAAGCGTAACAacaagaatcttttttttttttttgcttttgttttaaattttcaaaaatgttgaAACCTAGAAAACGTAGAAAACAGTGAACTTTTTTTGGTTTgcttttttggatttttttttggattagcaTTTTCGTCGTCCTTCATTTGATCCTAAACTATTTCTGACCACCAAGACCGGAACATCATGACTTCGCCGCCACCGCGAGTTTAGTACACTCGGCCACAAAGTCAGTTAAAACACATCTATGTTATGGTGATTTGAGTCAAAATCAGTTGTTATATCAAGGAACTATCATATTTGAATGGTAATAATAAAGAAACGAGGTTGAATCAAAGCAAATCATCCCAAAATGGTGATTtatgtctgaaaaaaaaatggccGTAAATTTTGTAGAAAGAGactgtgatgaagaagaagatatataaaattacaatacTACCCTTCGCTATCATAATTTCATATATCCACAACAAAAAAATTGTGCACATCCGTGAGTCTACATGTGTACAATATAAATTGTGGCGTACATGTGTACAAAAAAAACTTGGACGTATGACATAGAAATACTTTTGTAGCTATGGTAAAAATGTACACTTTAGAATTGATGGGCCAATGATTACACGACCTTTCAATAATAAAaagatttctaaaaaaaatatataaactttcgTATCTCTATCATAATCTCATATGTCGACAACAAAAAAATTGTGCACATCCATGAGTGTACAATAGAAATTGTGGCATACATGTGTACAAAAAAGCAAAACTTGCAAACGTGTACACATAATTATCGAACATGTACACATAATTATCACTGTCCACGTGTACATAAATTCCCAAAACCTTACATGTACATTAGTTCACTTGTACACCTAATAGGTTTTCTAAAACGATGAGCTTGGAAATACATATTCTCTAGCCTTCTTAACTTGTATCGTTGAGTGAAATCTTGTGCAGCAAGCATATCATCATAAGATGAGAACTCATCTATGTCGGTTTCACCTTCATCCCATCTACACAAGTTAAATAAACATAGTTCGAAGACATTACCAGTAAAACCTCACAGATTTTAGACAAATGCTAAATGAACATAATTCAGAGACATTACTTGTAAAACCTCCAAAGTATTGTGTTTCTACAGATATACTGATAGATACATCAACAAGCCCTTAAGGCTTACTTGAGTTCATCTTCCTAAGCTCGTAGCTTCCACTTTCCTCAATTACAAAACTTGATGAACTCTGCTTCTTATACTTAACTAGAAACTCCTTCAAGGAAATAGTTGAAGAGTCATGAAACTTATTCCTTAAGAAGATGAGTTCTTTGAAAGGGCTGAAAGAAATATATTTCAAGATCTTGTCAACAGCAATGATTCTTGTCCAAAGTctaaaatagcaaaaaaaaaaattgaaaataagaGCACTAAGTTACAGATCAAATACTTCAAACTATTATGTTAGAGAGtaaaataaaatgaacaaaaaaaaacaaatttacgCAAATGTAGCTTAATTTACAGAAAAAATCATTCTCAGAGACATGAGAACATATCTGAATCTGATGGTAGAAgagaaagataaataaatagagagagaaaaataaagagagagagaaaccatAAGTTGTCatattaaaaagattaaaaataaatattattatttttatttagttaagatttagttagatttcaattgttttatgaATTGGAAGAGGTGAAACGTGTATTGGGAAAAGAAAAAGTGTCTGAGGAGCATAAACTGCCTTATAGTGTTATTAGTAAGTGCAAAACTGCCCTATAGtgtaatattttcaaataaaaatacctTCCATGAAGAGTCTTGGTGGAAGAGTCTTGTTGTTACACAGAACCAAATAGCATTGAagagattcaaaaaaaaaagaaaaaaaaaggaaaattgaaGATTTTGGTTGAAAAGGAATGAATGTACCAATCCAAAACCAAACCACTCAGAAGGACTATTTGTTCTGTGATCTCTGAGATCTTGGAAGTAGTACTAGACATTTTAATATTAGAAGAAGAGAAACACTAAATTCTAAAGctataaataataaaaggtTGGGAATTAATCTTTCCCTTAGGATGTTAGGAGTTTCATAAAGTTTCGAAGATTAATCGGTGTGTCAATTATTCGATGTTAAAAAACTTACACTCAAATAACCTATTCCATAAATAATCTCACGCAAAAACCAATTGATATAAAGATAGTAGAAACTCTGAGAAAATCACTCTCAAAGACGCATTTTAACTTTACAATATCACAATAAGTCATATTCTATTTGTGACACACGTTTTCCTTGCATAATGTCCATAATACCTTTTAATCAACACCTCACTCTCATttacttttgaaaatattaCTCTTATACTTCTAAGCCTGCCATTTACAGTTTCACATAGTTAGAGCATTTGGGACACTTCTATGCCATGAAAAGTCACCAATGCCCCTTATATTTGAAAACTAGAAAACAAGTACCAGTCGCTATCCATCTTTATGCTTTTCTCTTCCTTACTTTACGAAAGTCGATTTTTGTCTGAACCCTAATTTTCGAAACGTAAGAGTCCCCAAAGCGGCGACCACTTTCAATTGGCTCGCGACCACACTCAATTGGCTCCTCTCTGGTTTCAACTCTCGACGATTTGCAATTGTCTATTCTCTGTTCGCCAAGCCAAACCTTCATCAATATCCGCAGACAAATGACAGGTTTCATCTTTACTCTTTTGTTTCAATTCCCGATCTAGTAATATGTTGtaaacactaaaccttatcTCATTTCCACTCTACCTTCATGCGCCGCTAGATAACGACGACACTCTCCGGCCAGATTCCTATCGTCTCTTTGCTACAGACAGCTATCCCAGGAAACGCTTGAACATATACTCAAAACCAGAAATCATCTGTCGTCTTACACAAGATTCTACGAGGCTATCAGAGCATCTTGTTTTGGTGGTCTTTTCGATATACAAGCCGCTGTATCGTGCGAGATGATCCACAACCTCTCTCTC contains these protein-coding regions:
- the LOC106402828 gene encoding cyclin-D3-3; translated protein: MAFQEEEEVLNAPFCMLFCEEERSHELEGDESVVKFPFFHLGFLDHDMLWDDDELLSLISKENELRPCLSDTVLDEFLVLCREKALDWIFRVKTYYGFNALTALLAVNYFDTFLTSRKFQTDKPWMSQLTAVACLSLAAKVEEIRVPLLLDLQVGDARYVFEAKTIQRMELLILSTLQWRMHPVTPISYFDHIIRRCSSKSHHDLEFLSRCESLLLSIVPDSRFLSYSPSVLATAIMVSVVGDSTTCDEAEYESQLMTLLKVDPEKVNKCYELVLDHIPSKKRMQPASPTGVFDASFNSDSSNESWVASASASVSASQSHEPLFKRRRVQEQQMKLSPINRMFLDVFTSSPR